The following coding sequences are from one Halobacteria archaeon AArc-dxtr1 window:
- a CDS encoding DUF305 domain-containing protein — protein MVDNPTRRQMLCATGAASTAGFAGYVTVGTQDDEDEGEDTEFNAVDVMFVRMMIPHHEGAIQMAELIPERTDREELLDLRTEIIEEQEAEIDLMCELLDDAGVAGCDEVGSMMPHEMGEMMRGDGMHDNDDEMHDDEMGNGMHDDDEMGDGMGPDEMEEMMPREHMMPREHMMTHDDRRELRRAENEEFDCLFAEHMIRHHEGAVAMSEHVLDEGESERVADLADDIIDAQQEEIELMEEWRDDWDC, from the coding sequence ATGGTGGATAACCCAACACGACGGCAGATGCTCTGTGCGACTGGTGCGGCGAGCACGGCCGGATTCGCGGGCTACGTGACCGTTGGAACACAGGACGACGAGGATGAGGGCGAAGACACCGAATTCAACGCCGTGGACGTCATGTTCGTACGGATGATGATCCCACATCACGAGGGGGCGATCCAGATGGCCGAACTCATCCCGGAGAGAACCGACCGGGAGGAATTGCTCGATCTTCGGACAGAGATCATCGAGGAGCAAGAAGCAGAGATCGATCTCATGTGTGAATTGCTCGACGATGCCGGCGTCGCCGGTTGTGATGAGGTAGGGAGCATGATGCCCCACGAGATGGGAGAGATGATGCGCGGCGACGGGATGCACGATAACGATGACGAGATGCACGACGATGAGATGGGTAACGGAATGCACGACGACGATGAGATGGGCGACGGAATGGGACCCGACGAGATGGAGGAGATGATGCCGCGAGAGCACATGATGCCGCGAGAGCACATGATGACCCACGACGACAGGCGTGAACTCCGTCGCGCCGAAAACGAGGAGTTCGATTGCCTGTTCGCCGAACACATGATCCGCCACCACGAAGGTGCCGTCGCAATGTCAGAACACGTCTTGGACGAAGGTGAATCCGAGCGCGTTGCCGACCTCGCGGATGATATTATCGATGCCCAGCAGGAAGAGATTGAACTGATGGAAGAGTGGCGAGACGACTGGGATTGTTGA